The Coffea arabica cultivar ET-39 chromosome 2c, Coffea Arabica ET-39 HiFi, whole genome shotgun sequence genome includes the window aatatatggtattcgtattgttaagtgaaatcaaatagacacgtacatatatttatgctattcgtattattaagcaaaatcaaataaacatatacatgtgtttaaacaaaatgtattcacacacatatatattttttttagggtttccctcacacacataattagtgaggaatggaaatattcattttttgaaatgtgagggatggagaaattcattttgtgaaatgtaagggatgaaaaaatcattttataaaatgtgagggacgaaaattttgttttataaaatgtggaggactatagattagattatgtaaaatataatttgacaaatttaccctttaaaaatgatcacgtgccttgcacgtggtggattccagccaaaaaatgatcggaaacctagttatggactaaatttgaccgatgtaaatatgtaagggatataaaattacacttttaaaagtgaaggacgaaaaaagtcattttataaaatgtgagggacgttttggacgatttttccTATAATGAAATACTACAATTCCAATAACCCACAGTGCGACATCTAAAAATCACTGATGATTTTCATTAACCAACGTTTGCATCTAAAACAACCAAATTTTCAAGAGAATGATTGATGACCATGGTAATGgtgaattaattttttgtagGCTTACCTAAAAGGCTTTCTCTCCACAATGTGATAAAGGCGACCAGGTGCATAAAGTCTCCTTGGATCTTTGAGCATCTTCTCCTCTGATATGCATGTATCTCTCATGCACCTTAGGCACAATAGGCATGGTAAACTGTCCAAAttgtaaaagaaaaaacagtAAGATAATAAGGCTTGAAATAAACTAGGGTTGACATCTGATGACATGGCAAAGCAAAATCTTTTGATACCATATACAAAAGAATAGAGCATGTCATACCTTTGAGTGAGCCAACTACTTTTATGGACtctaattagaaaaaaaataggaataaaGGCAAATATTAGCTTAAAATTGAAAGCTTTAAGGTACTTTTGCCCATCTGTTTAATTATAAATCCCAAAAATGAATTGCAAATTATAGTGTTTGCGATCTGTTTAATATTTTGCCCATTTTTGCATTAACTTCCCAGTGCAGTAGCAACAGGAAGTGCAAAGCTTGAAGATGGTCTTTACCAGAAAAGTGACTTGAATATATCTTCCAATGGGGTGGCTGTACGAGGCAAAAAGTCATCCTATTACAGCAAAGAGACTCATTATTAGCTGTGATGCACATGTCATCAGTGTATTTTcgaaaaagaaactaaaaaagaTAGAAAGCAGTTGGCAATATTACTTCCAAACTCTTACTACAGTATACACTATAGAGGGCTTAAAACCGAAATTCCTGCAAGCTTAAAATGTAAATGGCATTAATCAATGGAAGTAGTATGCAGTCAAAGAAGAGCATAAGGGCAAAAGCAGAGAAAAGGAAATGCAGACCAAGATCCTATGCTTTTGCCTTGACAAAACTAGTGCAACTGGTTAACCACTTGGATGAGATTTCCCCATTCTACCAGGGGGATAAAGAAATTGTTAAGCATATGGTTTTTCACATGCTAGAAGTGGTAAAGTAGAATTTCAACTAACCAACACTCAAGACATATTCtatacaattcaacttccatgCATCTGATTTGGTGAAATGTAAACTTAAAGCCTTGTCATGAGTAAAATAGTGAAAACCTCGAATTCAGGGACTATTTGCATGCTTTCTTGACCATGGCAGCATGTTTGCATTCACTTAGTAGCTTGAAAATAAGCATGAAAGGCAGTGAGAAATATTTAGGAACTTGCCTGAAGCACAACAGAATTGATGACGTCTGCATACCTCACTGCCAAGTTTAGTGACATACATCTAGCAGATGCCATAGCATAACACCTAATCCTCTTCCTCTCAATATTTCCCAACCTATCAAGATTTTGCACCACCAACATTGTCAAAAGTGCCGCCACGCCTGCCCCAAGAGAATGTCCTGCGAATGTTAGAGTATAATTTGGATAATCCTGAACCAGTTTTTTCAGAATATCACACTCCGCATCTAATACCCATCCAGCAGCTTTTAACAAGCCATTATGCACGTATCCTCCATCAAGCTTTCTCATTCCCAACTTGTTATCCAAGAGAACAGCATAATCACTCTCCTTGGCCAAATTAAGGCCTCTAATGGCAAGAACTATATCAGCAAGATCATGATCGAGATACAACTGATAAGGAGGTGCTCGTCCTAGTGTATGTTCGTAAGTTCGTTTCAGGATTATCAAATCTGGATTAATCCCATAGCCTCCCGAAGGTTCCCACAGAGGATGCCGAAGATCATCTTCATAAACAGAAAGTATGTAGCGGCAGAGCCTGGGTACAGGTTCGAATTCTTCAGCAGTGGCAAACCCCCAAGTCTCACTGTCATGGCCTGCAGTGTGGAGACAGCGTTTCCAGGCCCAACGGGCACATGCTATACAGTAAACACACTCAAGGATTGGGAGGCCACAAAAGATTGACATTGCCAATCAAATTGTAAATATCTCACATAATTCCGAAAAAATCACCGACCAGATTTAAACTACCGGGCATGACTGCGGGATAATGACTTCAAGTGAGCTATTTAGGTGAGAACGGTCAGAAACTTGGAGGGCACTTAAAAGAGTATATAGCAAAAAGTCAAGTTCATAATCAGTTTACTAGTGCAACCCTCCAAATTTGAATGGATAATTTGAATTCTATGAGTTCGAGGTAACCAAGATCGAGACTTTATTCGGTTTTGCAATTTTAAAGAGGCCAAGATTAGAATCTGCTCAATTTGCTGGAAAAAGTCCAACTAATTATGCACATCTCTCTCGGCAATAGGCCTTGAAAGAAGAACATAATCCACCAGgatatgattcaaacaaataacTTAAGACCAAAATTACCACCCTCCAAAAAAATACGAGCACTAAGAGTAACAAGAAGCATTAAAATGCGTCCCACCCACTAGGAGAAAGGTAACTAATCAAGAGAGGAATAAAGTACTGAACTTGATCGAACTTACAGAAACGATTGTTAAAAAACTATAAGCTGCAATGTCCAATACCAGTTAAAGATCAATGTAAGAGAAATAAATACACAATTGGCTTTCTATTACTTGATCCCCTCAACAAGTGCACAAGTGACTGATCATCTCTTTGATCCTAAATGGCTGGACATTTGTTTGGCTAAAGTGTGAGAAGCCCAAATAGTAGCAGATTCGTGCGCTGACCACTTATCCAATGAAAAGCAGAAAACGAGAAAGCCGAAGCATCAAACCACGAGCAAGATTTTGCCCAGGAAGTCGAAAGCCCTTGGACTTGAGAGCAACCTCGTTTGTTGTTGAGGGTCCACAATGAACTCAGATCACGGAAGCATTGAGTTATTTTGACTGTCAATCATTGAGGGGATGAAAGAGTTGGCCACCAAGAGGATCAATCTGGAGAGAAAAGAAACTACTATAAGGTAGAGAAAGAAGAATCAAACAAAATTTGGTGCGGGGCGGGGAGAGATGAAAATGGGCTGGGCGTTATCGTTATACCTGCAGGTCAACTCGGACTCAACTACCCAATGGAGTCACACAGCGTCACTCAGCACTCAGCAGTTTTTACTATAGCAGTTTTCTAGATTCTTTCTATCAACAACAAAAGTTAGCTTGCCACTAATCCTTTTCCGGAAAGGGGAAAAAGCTTACCACCAATCCATTTTATCAACAAAAAGTTATCTTACCACCGATCCATTTGTCACTTGCGAGTTTTTTCCTGACGAGATCTCAAAATCTCCTTGATGATGGGTTGTGGCACAAACTGTGGAATTCTGTGATTTTCAATGGACGTGTGGCCATTTCATTCCATGATGAGACGCCCAACGTTAGAAGGAGGTCACGTGACAACGCTCGTGACAAAAAATTAAATGGAATAATCTCGGAAACCTCCCCTTATGTTTTTGTCAAATACCACTAGCCTCCACTTAAATTTTAGAAATATCACGTAATATAATAACGCTAAAAAACAATCCCTAATTTCatgagagagagatagagagagagagagaataatTTGATTCCTtgcatttttcgtcattttttatgaaaaaattactgtaacgatttgatgtatgtaagaGAAAAAGATAATAGAAAAATATAATCACGAAAAACGACGCAATTTTCTGACagaaaatggcaatccaaatAGTATTTTGCTATTTGTCTACaatccaatttttgactttataaTATGAGGTTCATAGCAATTACACCGTGTACTTGCATGTCTATATTAAGGGATTCTTTCATGCTCAAatacattctttttctttttttttaaattcaaattactCCCTGTAATTACAGGTCCATAGCAATTAATGACAGACTTTTGGAGAGGATCCGCTGGTTTATTACGTGGGCTTTGTCATCTTGATTGGACTTCATACAATGAGGCCGACTATTGGCCCATTCCTTCACTGGTTTCTTAATTAGGATCTGGACCCACAGTCCAACCCACTCCGTCAACACTAATATAAATTTGCCCCCCCCAAAAACCCTAGTTGTCTCGCAATTTTCAGCCTCCGAAGTTCGCCGATCAAACGAATTGAAAGAAGGTAACCCTTTTCGAGTTTGActagtttcttcttcttcttctttcaccTGATAATGCTTAGCCATTAGTCTAATACAGATATATTTTTGctgtttttgcattttgttatatttttccACCCTCCCCCCACTTTTGTTATCTACACCATTTTCCGTGAATTCACTAGTTTTCAAGTAGTAAGAGCTTTGTCTTAAAGATCCCGGATTCAGTTTGCAGGTCTTAAAGATTCTTGTTATGAATTGGACtgtcatatttggatgtttaactagaagttatgattttttttattgaataaAAGTCCGGGCTATATACATGCAAAAGTAGACTAAAATGTTTTGCTTGGTGAAATAGGTGATGGCTCCGAAGCAGCCAAATACAGGGCTATTTGTGGGACTGAACAGGGGTCATGTTGTCACCAAGAAGGAATTGGCTCCCCGCCCTTCTGATAGGAAAGGGGTACGTCCTTTTCTCCTATACATCTTGGCTTGTGTCTTATCTGTTGCTCTTTGTATGAATGCAAAGTTTGCATCAACTATtgctatttcttttctttttggttgatttggatCGTATCGAAGCATTTCGTAgtagttttcttttattttcaagTGGACTTCCCTCCGTGTATTGCATGAATTTTGCGGAACAGAAGAATCTGAATACAACCGAAGCAAGTATATGATCTTGTATATGTTTGTCTGCACACTTAGTGAAGACATTGTGAACGTCTGGGTCTTGTTTTCTTGGCGAATTGTGCTGCCAAATTACAAATTTTTATCCCAAAGTTTGTTACAAGTAATCTGTAATTTTGAAGCCTTTGGGAATGACTGAGatttattggaatttttactTTCGTATTGTGTTGGTGCTCAATTAGAAACTAGTTTTATCTTTTTTCTAGTGAGGTTTATTGTAGCTTTGTAATTGTTGTAAGTTGCATACTTTTTCAGTGTGAAGCTGATTTAGTTTGTTCTGATTTTTGGTTACCTCCAATGATATACAATGTATGCTTCATACGTTCTGTCTATGACCCATATATTGCATGTTATGGTTCTCATGGTTCCCTGTCGGTCTTGGATGACAATTGCCTATGAGGACAAAGATTGGTATGAGCAGCAACAGCTAGTCTGCGCACCTGCAATGAATATTGTGGGGGCTGTTACTGCCATGACTAATGAGCCAATATGCTAATCTGAGGCTTTTTATCGGCCTTAATTCTTGCACGCTAAAACATCCAGTTGTGTCaggcattttttttgttttggtggccCTCCCTGCCCAGGGACATCATTGCAAACATATATCAGAAGATTTTATTAATTTCTATTTGGTTATGATCAATTAGTCTAGGCTTCATGTTGGCATTGTTGAGGATGGGACTGGGTAGTGCACATATAAGTTGTTTGTcctctttattttattcttttctgttttttgtGGCTTATTCCATTTTTGGTGCCACAGAAAACAAGCAAAAGAGTGCACTTTGTCAGAAACCTCATAAGGGAAGTTGCTGGACTTGCGCCATATGAGAAAAGAATTACTGAGCTTCTTAAAGTTGGAAAGGACAAGCGTGCTTTGAAGGTAGCTAAGAGAAAGTTGGGCACTCACAAGAGGGCAAAGAAGAAGAGGGAGGAAATGTCTAATGTTGTCCGCAAGATGAGGTAAATATACCTAGCCCAACTTGCCATCAATctatgtgagagagagagagtaaataaataagaaaaccAATCTAGTGTTTTTAGTTAAGAGGCTTCATTAAAGAGTAAAAGTCACTGAAGGCTTTGCTTGGACTTTTTTAACAAACTTTTGTGGCCTAAAAATCTTTTGTTGGATTTCTGCAGGGCTGCTGGAGGTGGTGAAAAGAAGAAGTGAAGcctgttttagtttgttttgttttgctatttgaagaactAAGTTTTTGTCAACAGGCATTTTAGTTCATGAATTCAGTTAGTTTTACCATGTATTTGTTTTTCATGTAGAGAAGACTAAGTCTATGGTTAAGGAGTAAGAACATGATTTTGAACGAGTCTAAATTATGTAGAATTATGCTTTATTACTTCAAAATGATCCATTTGTCAGTCAAGATTTTCACTTTTTCTAGTTGCAGATGGACTATTTTTATGTGTTACATGGAATTGCTATGAATTGTGAAGCCGTTACGCGGGGAAACTAGGAATTGTTGTTGCCTTGAGATTTTCTGATTGGGAGTAAGTTGGGACGGTTTGTGATGGGGAAAACTATTTGTTTTCGTTATAAGAGAAGCATTAtatctatctctctctctctctctctctctctctctctctctctctctctctctctgtggcGAGGACGTGGTGGGATTTGCAACGCGCCAATTGTTAAGTTCTTGTGGATTGTCTCTGGTCGTTAACCCCCTCCTTTGGAGTATAGCAGTTGATTTCCGAAGGAGTGGAGTTACCTATTCCAATCATTTTCTAGAAGAAATTATGCTTCAGTTGAATGGAGCATGGTCTTTTACATTCAAAGCATCGATATAGACAATATGTTTCATGAGTTATGCAAAAAAATTGTGGACAATCATATCAATctcattttgaaaaaatgatttGTATTTATTGTAATGACTGAAAATAGTGTGTATTTATTGTAATGATGTAATCGATACTATTATTAGGTAATTATTTTCATATGTTTTTAATTTTCATATAGTTTTCTGCATCATACATTACAATTTCTTTTTAACAGACACAATGTTAACATAGAAATTAGAGATTTCAGTAGTAATTTATACTTTGCTCTTATATTTATGATGCTTCTTATCTTTAAGATTTAAAAACAGAGGTATAcattatttatatgtatatatttttatataatattatttacaaactgtctaaaacaaaagataattTTGAATTATGTATACTTTTAATTGTCAGGAAAAAGGAGGTGTATTGTTTGACCAACATATtaatttatgcaaaaatcgTGGATTCTCGTTTATAGTACGAACTCtacaaaaatcaatcaaattaatTAAATCCCCAATACTGGTGTTCGTACTCAGAGTTGATTGGTGTAAAGAATGTTCACATCTTCGtagaaaattatcaaatcaaaggcaaaatatttgtaagtattttatttacttatcaAATTAAATATTCAATTATATTTAATTGGACCCTTTACTATGCGTAGCACGAGTATTTATATTAGTTTAGTTGAAAAGAAGAGCACGTTTCCACAGCCATATTGCTTATAATATTGTTAAAAAGAGTTTATTTCGTGGTAAATAAATATTGTGACTTGTGTATGTTACAGATAAGTTGTTATAGAAGAACGTTTTCACGTCGTATTTTAAGGAGAGTAAACGCATAAAAATGCTACGATaagtaaaatagaaaaattttaaattttcttctaCATGTGTAGAGCTTTGTTGTTAGGCGAAGAGTCAATGTTCTAAATTCTACCATTCCAGGTTGATTTCAGACTAACCccaatataaatatatatatatatatatatatatatatatatatatattttgactcTACGTTATGATGAGTTACCATTGGAACTAGGAAGCTTCgcaacatgcccaaataaagagaagtcaCATAGATTGTACGGACACTAATGCTCGATCCATCAAAAATGATCTCTTATTTTCCGTCTTATCTGTTATAGGGGAACAATGGAGTGTACAATTCTACAGTAAATAGAGGTACTCTGTTAtgcctttcttttttaaaaaagaaggCACTGTTGTCCCTCCACCCGCCTTTCGTGCTTATTTGGTTACGTAAGGCTCATAAGGGGCACGTAAATCTGTCAGGAATTAACCTGATGATTCTCGGAAGTAGAAAATAAGGAAGAATAAAAAGAGGAAGGCGTATGAATTGAGAGAAAAATGAGGGAAGGAAAGGAAGATTTTATTGATAATATCTTGTGATGAATCTTGTCTGCCAAGCCTTTCTTttatttggctatttatagAAATTTCTTACACCACCATGCAAACGTGACTGAAGCTGACCAACTAACCATGCAACTAACTGAAACGAATTGCAACAGAATTCCTAACTAACTTCTTAAGTGCAACAGCACCGTATTTGCCAGAAGTGTGAGCTTCCCTCAAAACTACATCGCATTACCTAGTGTTCCTGACCAAATCCTCGATAACAAACCCCCGAAGATTCCATCACCTACACTGCAGGACTGcagctttttcttttcctcaattttGGTCAGACAGCCAATGCGCTCGGCACTCGAAGCACAGCAGCAGTACCGCCTCGCATCACCTGTACTGCTATTGTTAAACAACATAGAAGCAGGCATCCTAAGGGAAGGCAGCATTCATGTCTTGAACTTCTGAGTGATTTTCTCAACCCCATCCTTGCACTCTCCCGCAACCCGCTTGATTCCTTCCTTTACAGCCGAGGTAAATTGCACTGAAACCTGTTGGGCCTCTTGTAATGAGCTGCCAAACTTCGAAACTGCAATATCTTTTAGCTCTCCTGCCTGCCTGCCACCTTTAGCGATTACCTCCTTCAAACTGTCTATCATGGAGATCACCACCTGGATAATTTTTTCAATTGTATACCTAGATTTCCCTCTTACAACATCTGCCATGGCCTTCAGTCTATCCACCAAGTTCTCTGCCCTATCAATAGTTCCTTCGAGGGAGGATTCCTTTCCAGCAGCCACCCAAGTAACTCCTACATCTGCTTCTTCACGGAGGTCATCATCAACCACCACTTTGATGCCTTGCCTCTCCCAACGTTCCCTAGCCTCTTCCAAGGATTTTGCCTGCTCTCTTGCTCTTCTGGCCTCATCTTCAGCCCATGCTCTGGTTAAATATTTACAGAAATAACAGATGAAAAAAATGTAGACCAAAATTTGCAAGCATGATCTCTAGTAATTGGCATGCAAGCATTATATTAGATGACTATGAACTTTCAGATGTTACATTGCACCTTAAAATCACTTAAAAAGGCAAACTTGGCTAGAGCAATGGTGAGGGAAACATCAAGAtcatgttgaaaaaaaaaaagtttagataAATCAGCAAGTGTCAAGTTTCTTTGTCATGTTTTCCTGCTACATCAGTACTAGGAGTTTAAAAGTTTAAGAAACTACAGGAGTATAGGAGCAGAGGCAAAAAATGAGATTGAAACTGAATTTGTATAAACCAGTTTGCAAGAAAGTTGAGTACTTTGATGTAGACATTGATTCTGGTAATGCCTTGACTTGTTCCAAAATCAAATCGATTGCTGATAATAAGTTAATATCCAATATTGGTTGCCCTTGTAGATAGACATAGGCTGAAAAAGAAGATGGTTGCGTCACTCAAGAACGTGAATTTATTTAATATTCAAATTTATGAGTCCTAGAAGTTCAGTTTGAAGGTAATTGACTGACACATCATAGGCACATAGTAACTATCTATCAATTACGCAAAACTTGTCCTAACTTTCCCTCAATCCTCAGCAATATCAATCACTTGGTATGCAGAAGCAAAGACTCTCTCTACCCATCCACATATTGACCCTTTCGTTCCATAAACCATTGCAAATGCCGGGTCTATCTTTTCGAAGGAAAAttaatagggataatttcataaaacttatcataaacctcccctgaagtttTATGAAATATCACCGAGCTCACTTAGCACCCCTTGAATTGACATTTTGGTAACATAGGAAGCCCTTctaaccaaaagtaatattaaaaaattcaagtttgaggagagagattattttagtgcctttaatacccttatgctattaaaaaaatgaacatTTTACAAACCAAAGAAAAAAGTACTAAATTGGAAC containing:
- the LOC113725013 gene encoding large ribosomal subunit protein eL36y-like; translated protein: MAPKQPNTGLFVGLNRGHVVTKKELAPRPSDRKGKTSKRVHFVRNLIREVAGLAPYEKRITELLKVGKDKRALKVAKRKLGTHKRAKKKREEMSNVVRKMRAAGGGEKKK
- the LOC113725012 gene encoding uncharacterized protein, translating into MSIFCGLPILECVYCIACARWAWKRCLHTAGHDSETWGFATAEEFEPVPRLCRYILSVYEDDLRHPLWEPSGGYGINPDLIILKRTYEHTLGRAPPYQLYLDHDLADIVLAIRGLNLAKESDYAVLLDNKLGMRKLDGGYVHNGLLKAAGWVLDAECDILKKLVQDYPNYTLTFAGHSLGAGVAALLTMLVVQNLDRLGNIERKRIRCYAMASARCMSLNLAVRYADVINSVVLQDDFLPRTATPLEDIFKSLFCLPCLLCLRCMRDTCISEEKMLKDPRRLYAPGRLYHIVERKPFRCGRYPPVVRTAVPVDGRFEHIVLSCNATSDHAIIWIERESSRALELMIEKDHSLDIPPRQKMEQQESIAREHSEEHKAALRRAVTLAVPHAFSPSQYGTFQDEEGRQSHSTGGDSSFGSSNRSKAKESWDELIERLFEKDEQGHMLLKKPLTDDSSM